One Blastocatellia bacterium genomic window, CCAGCCCGGCGTAGTCCTGGATCAACACTTTCTCATCTCCCCGACGGGCCAGCACCGTGACGATGGCGAACGCGCCCAAATTCATCAGCGTGTACACGAGCATGTAAAAAGCGACTGCCGCCCAATCTCGCGCCAGCACTCCGATGAGCACATAGCCGGCATGCGCAATCGAGGAATAGGCGAGCATCCGCTTGATATTGGTCTGCACGAGGGCGATGACGTTGCCGAAGGTCATGGTGAGGATAGCCATCGCCGTCACGGCGGCGACCCAGTGAGAGGAGAGAGCGGTCGCCGCGCTCGTCGCTCCCCAGGGAACGAATGTGAGTGAGAAGACCCGAAGGAAGGCGGCAAATCCGGCGGCTTTCGGCCCGGTGGAGAGAAACGCGGTCACCGGCGTCGGTGCCCCTTCGTAGACGTCGGGCGTCCAGACGTGGAAAGGAACCGTCGTCACTTTGAATCCCAGCCCGATGAGGAGCAGCGCCGAGCCTGCCAGCAGCAGCGTCGTCTCCGCGCTTCCCAGAGAACCGCTCACCACTCGCTGCATCTCGGCCAGATTGGTCGTGCGCGTCGCTCCGTAGATGAGGGCAATCCCGTACAGGAGAAACGCCGAGGAGAAGGCTCCGAGGACGAAATATTTGAGGGCCGATTCGGTCGAACGGAGGTCATCCCGGCGATAGCCGGCCAAAACGTAGGTGGCAATGGTGACCGTCTCAATGCCGAGGAAGATCAGGATCAGATCATGGCTGGCGGCCAGGAGCCCCATGCCCACGGCGGCAAAAAGCAGCAGAGCGAAATACTCTCCCGGTGCGATCTTCTCTTCATCGAGAAAGGTCCAGGAGACGAAGATCGTGATGAGCGTCGCCAGCAGGATCACCAGCGTGAAGACGAGGCGAAAGCGGTCAACGACGATCATCCCCGAATAGGCGGTGAAAGGTTCTTCGTTCCACAGTCCGAGCACGGCTCCCGCTGCCAGCACCAATCCCGCCACCGTCAGCAGACCGTCACGAACTTTCCGGCCCGGCGCGAAGGCTTCGAGCAGCATCACCGTGATGCCGGTGAGCGTGAGGATCAGTTCAGGAAGGATCGCCCGCAGCGTGATGTTCAAATGCTCCACCGTCTCTCACTCCCTCGATGACTTCACCGTTGCCCGATCTGGGGTGGGGCGAGACCCCGCCTCGATGCAGGCTACCAGGCGTCGCCCACTGCTGGCGCGCTCACTCAACCACTGGACGGCCCGATCCGTTCGCCGCAGAATCGGGTTGGGAAGCACACCCATGAGGATGACCAGAATGGCCATTGGCACGAGCGTCCATTTTTCTCTCAGGGTCAGATCGGGCAGGTGACGATTTTCTTCTTTTGTCACCTCGCCGAAGAGGACGCGCTCGAGCGTCCAGAACATATAGAGGGTTGACCAGACCATCGCCGTCGCCGCCAGCACCGTATAGAGCCGCGCGTGGTCGAGCCCCGAGGTCCAGGTTCCCACCAGGACGAGGAACTCGCCGACGAATCCGCTCAAAAGCGGCAGGGCCACCGACGCCAGCGCCAGGATGCCGAAGACGGCCGTGAAAACCGGCATGACGCCCCCCAGCCCGCCGAATTCCTCGATGAGTCGCGTGTGTCGCCGCTCCGAGAGCACGCCCACAATGATGAAGAGCGCTCCGGTGGCAATGCCGTGACTGAGCATCTGGAAGATGGCTCCGTGAATGCTCTGCTCGGTGTGCGCGAAGACACCGAGCAAGACAAATCCCATGTGGCTCACCGACGAATAGGCGATGAGCTTCTTCAGGTCGGGCTGGACCATCGAGACGAGCGCTCCGTAGATGATGCTCACCAGAGCCAGCAGGCACATGACATCGGTCAGCTCGGCAGCGGCGCGAGGGAACATCGGCAAAGCGAAGCGCAGCAGCCCATAGCCTCCCATCTTCAACAGAATTCCCGCGAGGATGACCGATCCGGCCGTGGGCGCCTCGACGTGCGCATCCGGCAACCAGGTGTGGAAGGGGAAGGCCGGCAGCTTGATCAAGAAGGCCAGAGCGAAAGCGAGAAACAGCCATCGTTCCGTCGAAGGTGACAGCTCGACCGTCCCGCGGTGCAGATTCTCAGTGATGGCCAGAACATCGAACGTCGTTCCCCCATTGAGGTAGTAGAGACCGATGATCGCCGCCAGCATGAGGGCCGATCCCACCATCGTGTAGATGATGAACTTGACCGCCGCGTAAACGCGCCGCTCATAGCCCCAGATGCCGATGAGGAAGTACATCGGCACGAGCATCACTTCCCAGAAGAGGAAGAACAGGAACATATCGAGCGCCACGAAGACGCCGAGCAGTCCCGTCTCCAAAAGCAGGAGGAAAATGTGAAACTCCAGGACGTGCCGATCAATCGCCCGCCAGCTCGCCAGAATCGAGACGACCGTGAGGAAGGCCGTCAGGGGAATGAACCACAGGCTCAATCCATCCACGCCGAGGTAATAATCCACGGCGAAGCCGGAGAAGCGAATCCAGGCCGCGCGTTCGACCAGTTGCATCCCCGGACTCGCCGGGTCGAATCGCAGGACGACGAGCGCCGACAGCCCCAGCGTCACCAGCGCGACGGCCAGGGCGAGGCGTCGCAGCATCTCTTCGCTCCGACCCCCGAGCACGCGATAGAGTAAGAGCGCGCCCGCTCCAGCGGTCGGCAGCAGCGTCACCCAGCTCAGAAGGTGCGTGCCCATTGTCTTCCACCCGATCGAGGACCGCCTCTCTCCATCAGGGAGATGGGGTTCCCACGAACACGAAATATCCGAGGACGATGAGGGCTCCGAGCAGGATCATCATCACGTAACTTCGCACCA contains:
- a CDS encoding NADH-quinone oxidoreductase subunit N — encoded protein: MEHLNITLRAILPELILTLTGITVMLLEAFAPGRKVRDGLLTVAGLVLAAGAVLGLWNEEPFTAYSGMIVVDRFRLVFTLVILLATLITIFVSWTFLDEEKIAPGEYFALLLFAAVGMGLLAASHDLILIFLGIETVTIATYVLAGYRRDDLRSTESALKYFVLGAFSSAFLLYGIALIYGATRTTNLAEMQRVVSGSLGSAETTLLLAGSALLLIGLGFKVTTVPFHVWTPDVYEGAPTPVTAFLSTGPKAAGFAAFLRVFSLTFVPWGATSAATALSSHWVAAVTAMAILTMTFGNVIALVQTNIKRMLAYSSIAHAGYVLIGVLARDWAAVAFYMLVYTLMNLGAFAIVTVLARRGDEKVLIQDYAGLGFRQPLLSFPLAVFLISLAGFPGTAGFVGKFWLFQSAWGAGFPALVIIGVLNTVVSVYYYLYVVIVMFFREVREEIPPVTLSPSAAVTLWVTMAGVFYLGLLPTRVFQILSAAQTALAGLR
- a CDS encoding NADH-quinone oxidoreductase subunit M, with translation MGTHLLSWVTLLPTAGAGALLLYRVLGGRSEEMLRRLALAVALVTLGLSALVVLRFDPASPGMQLVERAAWIRFSGFAVDYYLGVDGLSLWFIPLTAFLTVVSILASWRAIDRHVLEFHIFLLLLETGLLGVFVALDMFLFFLFWEVMLVPMYFLIGIWGYERRVYAAVKFIIYTMVGSALMLAAIIGLYYLNGGTTFDVLAITENLHRGTVELSPSTERWLFLAFALAFLIKLPAFPFHTWLPDAHVEAPTAGSVILAGILLKMGGYGLLRFALPMFPRAAAELTDVMCLLALVSIIYGALVSMVQPDLKKLIAYSSVSHMGFVLLGVFAHTEQSIHGAIFQMLSHGIATGALFIIVGVLSERRHTRLIEEFGGLGGVMPVFTAVFGILALASVALPLLSGFVGEFLVLVGTWTSGLDHARLYTVLAATAMVWSTLYMFWTLERVLFGEVTKEENRHLPDLTLREKWTLVPMAILVILMGVLPNPILRRTDRAVQWLSERASSGRRLVACIEAGSRPTPDRATVKSSRE